The genomic interval gttctttctagagagtttagcaagtgtactcatgctagcatgtcctaattttctatgccataaccatgcactatcatctgaagtcataaagcatgtttcacaattttcttcaagacttgttaaatcaagtaggtaaatattatatattctagcaccagcaaacatgacattatttccatgaatctcacaatgtgtagaagtaaaaatgactttaaaaccattatcacatagttgactaacacttaaaagattatactttaatccttgtactaatgcaacattctcaatgcaaggatttttaccaatagttccacatccaataattttagctttacttttatcaccaaatttgacatatccttcttctttcaaggtaagagaggaaaacttgtCTTTATTTcttgtcatgtgcctagagcaaccactatcaatgtaccaatgttctgtttCCAAAGATACTCCTTAGCGCACTGAAATCGCTTAATCGTTTCTTAGGTACCCAatcaactttgggtccttgtgtgttagtaacattaggtagggttcctttaggcacccatactttctttgccttaaaggttcctttcctaataggacaagcattaatcatatgaccattgtgattgcaataaaagcatgtaatactcAGTTGAGAAAAtgatgtagctttaacaaaaaattgtttgtattttccatacttcataaatccatcataaccaattccagatttttcatttgtggatctttgattcccaagaagtatatcaagtgtttcttttccttttgtaaatttagataaatctcttatcaaagattcaacttttgcttcaagaattctgtttttctcaagaagttgttcacacacttcttttgatctttgaagctcatcattaacttccttaaataatttcatttgagatttgtaaaattcattctcttttgaagccatactcaaggaaatattttctgatcttaaagcacaattttcatgaactaaaattttgcatttctttttaaaagttctatatttatcatatgtcttcacaaatgcaagttctaattcatcaacattagaaagttcaagatttacctcattttcactatcttcgatgtgtgagcattcacctttttcttcaattgccatcatacaagtgtttgcagcttctttgtcacttgtttcatcatttgatgaagagtcactgTCACTCCAAGTTgctgccattgcctttttgcttttatcctttctaaacttgtttttcttcttcaatgtaggacattttggcttaatgtggcctggtttgttacactcataacaaactatttcacttgaatgatttggagtctttggagcatatttctttgtgaacttcttgtatttgctttcaccttttctaaatgctcttttgaatcttttaactatcatagccatatcttcatcatcatcacttgaagcacttgaatcatcacttgaactagctttaagagcaacatttttctttttctcatctactttttcggatatgaaagctatgcctttctttttcttttgatcaccttcattctcatctttcttataaatcatctcatgtgcaatgagagaaccaattagctcatcataggtgtattttccaaatccttggtgtcttgaataacaatgagtctttgcttcccacgcctttggaagagacctcaaaattttctttacaagttcttgttcttcaaatctctttccaagagctttaagtagatttacAAGGTCTGTAGAACTGCACTCATCTCAAAGAATAGTTTCACTgtgtttcatctcaaataattcataatcacggatgaggaggtttgcctttgactctttcaccacatcgttccttcatatgtgacttctagtttgtcccatatctctttgcagtttgacatcccgaaatacgattatactcattaatatcaagagcacaatgaagaatgttaatagccttggcatttgtagaaattttcttccaatcattatcatcaaattcaacttcactttaggaatttgtacagttccttcatcgttttataaggaatataaggaccatctttaattattctccaagcatcaatgtcaacagattgtataaagtttctcattttAGTTTTCCAAAAGaataatttgtgccattaaaagtggtggtctagtgatggaataaccttcacTAAGGGGTGTATACCAGTaatttctagatgaactagccatgtgtatggatcactctaaggggtttaatcctcaagcaagagagacaagctctgataccaaattgatgtcccaaaatatgtccaagaggggggtgaattggactttaaaaacaattttcggttcttgctcaaaacctttgaaaattgcagctaggttcaactcaatttactaatgtgaaatatgaacaatataactctattgacaagttgattcaaagttaggctatatgcaatcagtatactgatctacCAAATTATATCAAAGATTCACAGAGATATCGATGAACTGGATACGCTTTAACACAAAGAACTAGAGCAGTATACCATATATACTAACTGACAGCAGATCAACTAACAAGCAgattatatcagatatcagcaAATTCAGCAGTAAacaaattttctcagtttgcagcaaggttaacagcaaatggcctcaactttcatatcagcaaaagcatatcaatcataaagttaaattgcataaatgtaaagagcaagggttgagaaaatgaacactgaaatttttatagtggttcggctcaactagcctacatccactctctcaagatcccactttgagtcttcacttcattattcttctcttttaaaggcaagagacaaaagccctttacaaatcttctcaccaaagcttttacaagtagctttacacttctaccaagtgttatcccaaacactttatcacaaccaagcttcaataggtgcttgaatgacctctcataaatgataataatgtgtttaaaactcaccctcactcaatacaacagaatctataaagaagagttgagtaaataagccaatgatgagcaataaaacactttgagcactttgaatgaaagcttttatgattttgaacagtagagggactttcattcagtgcaaaatggccaaaggaaggtgtatttatagctttggaacgttttttaccattggagaactcatttgaacgttacagatacgaatttcaagaaaatagccgttattttatcgttttctgcgatgttgtgcagagttgagacagttagcatacttgagaaaatagcaaaccagttagcatactaaaataagtagcaaaccagttagcataccaggaaaacttttctgcataattttcaaaactataaaactttacaccaaatcatagtcaaacactttttaggccaataatgatatttaaaaaaaaaatcttttgaggaattgaaaataagcatcattgacttttactcctcaattcttttcacaagtaatcctatCAATAAAACTAAACTTCTATATTATGTGTacctttaattttgattttcaatgcagccttagaAGGTagcattttcttcttttatctcctttgattcgtcctgtgttatccttagatTGTCATCATTTCTtcaaaagcacgaatccatcataaaATCCTTGTGTCCTTTTTTTTTTGAGATACACAAAActaaaaacaatgttagtttgattctagttgagttttggtatcatcaaaatctatgctcctttgaactTGTGGGGTCAACAACCTTGAAAAGCCAATTTCTTCTGAAGGATATGGGAACAACAGTAGAGatgatttttttcctttttatcggAATTATGTGTTATTTGGCTATAATTTCTCGTCTAGTCCCGATGCAGATAGGGAAGGCAGAAAACGACGTAGCAAGTCAATGATAATGGTCTTCTTCCACAAGTCAAGGCGGGTCACTTGCGTTACCAGCAGGTTGACGAGGATACTCTAATTATTATAAAACCAGCAGCCCCAGAAAGTTTTAATCATACAAGTCTTTCACTGGAAACAAAGAAAAGAAGGAAAACCACGAGATTGCGTAAAGAGATGCCCCTCTTGATGATTCACTGGCTGTTACTGTTATCATTAGCAACTGCAGCGGCAGTAGCAGCATTACCACCAATACCTCTTGCCAAACCTGGTTGCCCATACAGTTGCGGGAACCTCAGCATCCCATACCCATTTGGCACTCGCAAAGGGTGCTTCCTAGATGATACTTTCTTCATAAACTGTACTGCCACCAATAATAGTACGCCATTTTTGCGACATGGAAACATAACAGTCCTGGACATATCACTTGATGATGGTCAGCTTCGAATCTTCTACCCGGCGGCCCACGATTGTTATGCCAAGAACGGGAGCCGGGTTTCCCATCTTACAACGTCGACCCAATTTTCCGCATTCACCCTCTCATTTTCCCGGAACAAGTTTATGGCAGTAGGTTGTGACACTTATGCATGGGTTAAAGGTTCCTTGGGACATAGCTACGCCACTGGATGTTTGTCACTCTGTTACACAAAGGATTCAGTGGTTAATGGGTCTTGCTCTGGTATTGGTTGCTGCCAAACCTCCATACCTAAAGGCGTATGGGATTTCAATATTACTGTGACAAGCTATGACAACCACACACAAGTAATGGACTTCAACCCCTGCAGCTACGCCTTTGTTGTTGAAGATGGTATGTATAATTTTTCTTCATTAGATCTTGTTAATTTACAAAACAAAAAGGAGTTCCCTGTGGTACTTGATTGGTCAATCAGAAATAAGACATGTAAAGAAGCTAGAAAGAACAAAACAGCTTATGCATGTAAGGATAACAGTGTGTGCCGTGACTCTGATAATCCACCTGGGTATCGCTGTTACTGCTTCAGTGGTTACAAGGGGAATCCTTACCTCTCCAATGGTTGCAAAGGTATTTACGTCATTTCCTTGTCCGATTACATTTCCGCCTCAAATGTTATAGTTGTTTTTATAGTTAAATGAGCTGACAATGACTATGTATTCTAGCTCCAATtaacttattttaaatatttttttcctttcAGAAATTGATGAGTGCCGGGATTCTAGCCTCAACAATTGCACAAGTTCCAAAAATTGTCTAAACACAGTGGGAAACTATACATGTTTCTGTCCCAAGGGTTCCTATGGCGACGGAAGAAAAGATGGAACAGGTTGTACTGCTAAAAATAAACAATCATTGTGGACGAAAGCTATCATCGGTAAGTCCATGACTAAATCTTATTTTCTAACTTAACATTGATAAAGCAAATGTTCAACGTTTTTCTCTTCCATTATATTCAACTGCAAGTTTGCTCATAAGACCCTATCTTCATTTGGAGAATTTTCCCATTTGGAGGAGAAATTATAGTCCACAACCGTTATTTCACGTATTCAGTTAACAAGAAATAGGAagtcaataatatatatatatatatatatatatatatatatatatatatatatatataatgcactATAACATTTCAATAATTAGATTTTTAAAAAAAACActgtttaataattataattttgtgGAATTCACTTATATATTTCCATTTATATATAGATAATCTTACATGAAGTCATGTTGTTAACTAATAAATTTTCAGTCAAATTTAGCGTTTTGAAATTTCAAGTTTGCGTGGTCCAAAAGTTTGGTTCTTCCTTCAATTGACCAAACTCACCCAAGGACAAGTAGTTATTTAAAAGAAGATAGATTTTGGTATAAACTTGTAAAATGCCTCTTTAATGCTACATAGAAATACCGACAGCTTATTCATTTGTACAGTGATGTTAGACTAATTTTATTTGTAGGTGCAAGTAGTGCCGTTTCCCTTCTATTTGTGATCATCGCATTTGTATCATGGGGACTTCAAAGAAGGAAAATCAACGAGCTTAAAAAGAAAAACTTCAGAGACAATGGTGGGCCAGTTTTGAAACAATTACTCTCCAAGATTGAAAGAACTGCAGAGAAAGCTAAAATTTTCACCGAAGATGAACTCAAAAAGGCAACCAATAATTTTAATGCAAGTCAAATTGTGGGCAAAGGAGGGTTTGGGATAGTTTACAAAGGAACTTTAGATAAAAAATTAGTAGCAATCAAAAAGTCCAGATTTATGGACCATGATCAGATTGAACAATTTGTTAACGAGGTGTTCGTTCTCTGCCAAATCAAGCATCCAAGCGTGGTAAAACTCATAGGTTGTTGCTTGGAAACATCGGTTCCCTTATTAGTATATGAGTTCATTGGCAACAAGACCCTCCATTACCACATACACAATGAAGTTGGTGGGTCCTCCATGCCATGGAAAACTCGTCTGAGGATTGCAGTGGAAACTGCAGATGCACTTGCACATATGCACTCTGACGCTCCTATACATATCATTCATAGAGATGTTAAATCTGAAAACATACTTCTTGATGATGAATTCCAAGCCAAAGTATCCGATTTCGGAGTTTCAAGATTGGTTCCTTTGGATCAAACTCAGCTATCTACATTGGTTCAAGGAACACTTGGATACATAGATCCTGAATACTTACTTACAAGCTTGTTGAATGAAAAGAGTGATGTGTATAGCTTCGGGGTTGTCCTTTTAGAGCTATTGACAGGACAGAAAGCACTTTCTTCTGATAGGCCAGACAAGGACAAAAGTCTGGCTGCCTTTTTCCTTGACTCAATGAAAGAGGACCGCCTATTTGAAATTCTCCATGAACGAGTGAGAAATGAAGGAAACTCGGAGCAGCTTAAGGGGGTTGCTGAGCTCGCAAAACGCTGCTTAAGAATCAAGGGACTGAAAAGGCCTACAATGAAGGAAGTAAAAAGTGAGCTTGAGGAACTAATGATGGGCAAATACGTTCATGTTGAAGTTGCCACTGATATTGAAGAGACAGAGCCCCTGCTTGGTCCACCAACCAAGTCCTGCAACACTAGCGTATCGCTTGGGCCTGATAGCATAAAGTTTCAAGCAGCCATGCAGTTAGAGAGTGGACGTTGACGATCCTCAATATACATAAATATAAGTTGTATGATTATGTCTAAACTCCACTACGAGTACTATGTGTTTGTCTTTGTTTATGTATGTGTAATTTGATGTGAGACACAATATTGCATTTGTGCAATAACCTCAAAATCTACCAAGCTGAATGTTTTGAATCAATATAATCCGCTTTCAGACGTAATACCCTAAATTGGTAGCCTTGATCCTGTTTTCATTTCCCACATCCTGATGGACCAATCAGTTTCAAGAAACAGAAATCTATATGACCAACAAAAAGCTACTTCTCTGGAGTCAGATTAAGTTGTCTAGCCGTCCTGATATAAACTAGTCAAGTGCAGTTTCCGAGCTTATCGAGAAGCATTGGCCATGACAACCTTGTCCTTTTCAATCCACACTAAGTAGCCAACAACCTAACAATATGTCCAATGTAAGTAAAAATAATCCGCAATGAAATCGGGTTGAAACATTAAAAAATTCTTATAGAATTAGTAAATGTGGTGCAAAATAAATTGGATTACCAATTCCTAACCATGCTAAGAATAATTTAATGAGCCGGCTATTGACTTCCGGCTCCAGCAACCTTCTATGTGAAAATAAGCCATCTGCCAATCGGAAAATAATCCACTTATATTCTGACCCAGGCCAATGCTTGTCACAACTACTGTATCCACACGGGCTAATCGCTTCTGTTCTTCCCTTTTTCCAATGCCTTTTATATTCTTGGTAATCTGTTGGTCACAGAAGAGAAAGGAGCCAACTGTGCAGGATGTATCAAAAATTGCTATTTTTGTTTGCTGCAATGGTGGCAGCAGTAGCTGCACCAGCTTCAGCTCAAACCCTTCCTGGCTGCCCAAATCAGTGTGGGAATTTAAGTATCTCATTTCCATTTGGAGCGAAGGAGGGATGCTACCTTAATGAAGACTTCCTTATAACATGCAATGCATCAAATGCAGCATTCTTAGGAATCACAAAAATAGAAGTCCTTAACATATCAGTCCAAGGCCAATTGCGAATCTCCATAGAAGCAGCATATGATTGTTACAATGAAGCTGGTAATATTACCATACGTGCAAGATCAATACTCTCGGTGCCCAAATTCCCGCTTTCCTACAGGCAGAACAAATTCACTGCCACTGGTTGCGACACCTCCACACTTATTCAAGGCAAAAGAGCACACACATATGCAACTGGGTGCGTATCCTATTGTGTCAAACATGAAGATGTGATCAATGGGTCATGCGCCGGCATTGGCTGCTGCCAAACTTCTATTCCAAAAGGAGTATTGAACTTTCGTGCAAGTGTTGGTAGCTTTTCTGATCATCAAAACGTGTGGAATTTCAATCCCTGCAGCTATGCCTTCGTGGTTGAGGAAAAAGCATATGATTTCTCAGTATTAGATCTTGCCGACTTACGGGGCGTGACAAAGTTTCCTGTGGTCCTTGATTGGgctattggaaatgaaacttgcaGTGATGCTCAGAAGAAACCTGAAACCTACGCCTGCAAGGACAATAGCATATGCCATGATTCTGATAATGGCCCTGGTTATCGCTGCAATTGCTCCGATGGCTACAGCGGGAACCCATATCTTGCTAATGGTTGCAAAGGTACCTATGCCATTAGATTGCAGGTATGTTGTTTATTTGGTGATAGTGATTTAACCATGGACTGAGATTTCTTTTGATTGTGTATCAGATATAGATGAATGTGCAATTCCAAGTCTCAATCTGTGTACACATGGTTGTAAAAACACTCCTGGAAATTATACTTGTTATTGCCCCAAGGGGTACAAGGGGGATGGCAGAAAAGATGGAATTGGTTGCACTCGCATTAAAAAATCACACATTGGAATTGCCATTGGTAAGTATAATTTGCATTGAACTTtccaaaatattaaaaatgaaatgtaaatcttttttattttttggtaaataattttttgtttttaatgagCAGAGGTAAATATATGcattaaaattaagaaaacaaAATCACAAATTGCCTAAATAAAGAGAGATTC from Hevea brasiliensis isolate MT/VB/25A 57/8 unplaced genomic scaffold, ASM3005281v1 Scaf389, whole genome shotgun sequence carries:
- the LOC110663288 gene encoding wall-associated receptor kinase 2, which translates into the protein MPLLMIHWLLLLSLATAAAVAALPPIPLAKPGCPYSCGNLSIPYPFGTRKGCFLDDTFFINCTATNNSTPFLRHGNITVLDISLDDGQLRIFYPAAHDCYAKNGSRVSHLTTSTQFSAFTLSFSRNKFMAVGCDTYAWVKGSLGHSYATGCLSLCYTKDSVVNGSCSGIGCCQTSIPKGVWDFNITVTSYDNHTQVMDFNPCSYAFVVEDGMYNFSSLDLVNLQNKKEFPVVLDWSIRNKTCKEARKNKTAYACKDNSVCRDSDNPPGYRCYCFSGYKGNPYLSNGCKEIDECRDSSLNNCTSSKNCLNTVGNYTCFCPKGSYGDGRKDGTGCTAKNKQSLWTKAIIGASSAVSLLFVIIAFVSWGLQRRKINELKKKNFRDNGGPVLKQLLSKIERTAEKAKIFTEDELKKATNNFNASQIVGKGGFGIVYKGTLDKKLVAIKKSRFMDHDQIEQFVNEVFVLCQIKHPSVVKLIGCCLETSVPLLVYEFIGNKTLHYHIHNEVGGSSMPWKTRLRIAVETADALAHMHSDAPIHIIHRDVKSENILLDDEFQAKVSDFGVSRLVPLDQTQLSTLVQGTLGYIDPEYLLTSLLNEKSDVYSFGVVLLELLTGQKALSSDRPDKDKSLAAFFLDSMKEDRLFEILHERVRNEGNSEQLKGVAELAKRCLRIKGLKRPTMKEVKSELEELMMGKYVHVEVATDIEETEPLLGPPTKSCNTSVSLGPDSIKFQAAMQLESGR